The Bacteroidota bacterium genomic interval ATTATACTTGGAACAACACAAGCCAAACATCGCGTACCATAAAAGTATTACCACCCAATGGAACTACTGTTTATTATGTAACCGATACTTACTCGTGCTTACGCGATTCATTTACCGTAAATGCAACCTCCCTCCCTATTACCCTACTTAATTTTGATGCGCAACTGGCCAACAAAAAAGTAAAACTCAATTGGTCTACCGCAATGGAAATTAACAATAATTTTTTTACTGTAGAAAGAAGCGAAAATGGTAAAACATTTTATCCTATAGCCAATATAAAAGGTGCGGGTAATAGCACTAAAACTTCACAGTATAGTTTAATTGATGATATCAATACTGTAAATGCTAATACTATTTTCTATCGCCTTAAACAAACCGATTTTGATGGCAGATTCACTTATTCAAAAACCGCTACCATTGATTTAGGAAATGTAGGAAACTTTGACTTAAGTGTTTTTCCTAATCCTAATAGTGGAACATTCACCATTGGTTTAAGCAATGTAATGAGCGAAACCATATACATCACCATATTTGATTTATTGGGTAATGAACACTTTGTGCAAGAAATTGAAACCATCAATGGAAAGAAAAATATTGAGTTGAGTTTACCTCCGGGTTTTTATACTTTAAACGCTACCACCATTGAAGGTAAAGTAATCGTTCAAAAAATATTTGTTAATAAATAGGCCCAATCAATTCAAGTGTAATTGTGTAATCATTTTCACTACAATTAATACAATAAAAAAAGCCACTTGTTTAAAAACAAGTGGCTTTTTTTATTGTATCTTTAAAATAGAATTTTGTTAGTTATTCATACTGGCTAAAAACTCTTCATTCGATCTTGTATTTTTCATATTATTCAATACCACATTCATCGCCTCTTCTGCATTCATATCAGCAATATGGTTACGCAATACCCAAACACGTTGAATAGTTGATTTATCTAACAATAAATCATCTCTTCTGGTACTTGACGAAACAATATCAATAGCAGGGTAAATACGTTTGTTAGCTAATTTTCTATCTAACTGTAATTCCATATTACCCGTTCCTTTAAACTCTTCAAAAATTACCTCATCCATTTTAGAACCGGTATCAATTAAAGCAGTAGCTATAATGGTTAACGAACCTCCATTTTCAATTTTACGTGCTGCACCAAAAAAACGTTTTGGTTTGTGCAATGCATTAGCTTCTACCCCACCTGATAATACTTTACCTGACGAAGGGGCCACTGTATTAAATGCACGGGCCATACGTGTAATTGAATCCAATAAAATAACTACATCGTGACCACACTCTACCATACGTTTGGCTTTTTCTAAAACCATATTAGCTAACTTAACATGTTTTTCAGCCGGCTCGTCAAAAGTACTGGCAACTACTTCAGCTCTAACACTGCGTTGCATATCAGTAACCTCTTCTGGGCGTTCATCAATCAACAATACCAATAAATATACTTCCGGATGATTTTTAGCTATAGCATTTGCTATTTCTTTTAATAAAATGGTTTTACCTGTTTTAGGTTGTGCAACAATTAAACCACGTTGTCCTTTTCCTATTGGTGCCAATATATCAATAATACGTGTTGAATAGGTTGATGCATTATCAGCTAAATGCAAACGCTCATCGGGAAACAAAGGCGTTAAATGTTCAAATGCTACTCTATCTCTAACTTCTGCAGGTATTCTTCCATTAATGGATTCTACTTTTATCAAAGCAAAATACTTTTCACCTTCTTTTGGAGGGCGAATAGTACCTCTTACTGTATCGCCCGTTTTTA includes:
- a CDS encoding T9SS type A sorting domain-containing protein, producing YTWNNTSQTSRTIKVLPPNGTTVYYVTDTYSCLRDSFTVNATSLPITLLNFDAQLANKKVKLNWSTAMEINNNFFTVERSENGKTFYPIANIKGAGNSTKTSQYSLIDDINTVNANTIFYRLKQTDFDGRFTYSKTATIDLGNVGNFDLSVFPNPNSGTFTIGLSNVMSETIYITIFDLLGNEHFVQEIETINGKKNIELSLPPGFYTLNATTIEGKVIVQKIFVNK
- the rho gene encoding transcription termination factor Rho, which gives rise to MYDTTSLNQMLVSELRDLALSLEVQNVTELSKQQLIDSVLQEQSKTTTDNNADDASPKKKGRPRKAKSTEPTLALSTNVTEHTEEVRNEPEMVNHNELKPIEEKVELDGNVNTVIENNSNETKTTGELNGEGNGNGENTQAPENNTNPQVRENRQKPWEKNKQDRHNNREREKQEYVELEGIVTCEGSLETMMDGYGFLRSSDYNYMSSPDDVYVSPSQIKLFGLKTGDTVRGTIRPPKEGEKYFALIKVESINGRIPAEVRDRVAFEHLTPLFPDERLHLADNASTYSTRIIDILAPIGKGQRGLIVAQPKTGKTILLKEIANAIAKNHPEVYLLVLLIDERPEEVTDMQRSVRAEVVASTFDEPAEKHVKLANMVLEKAKRMVECGHDVVILLDSITRMARAFNTVAPSSGKVLSGGVEANALHKPKRFFGAARKIENGGSLTIIATALIDTGSKMDEVIFEEFKGTGNMELQLDRKLANKRIYPAIDIVSSSTRRDDLLLDKSTIQRVWVLRNHIADMNAEEAMNVVLNNMKNTRSNEEFLASMNN